The genomic window TCACCACAGCACAGAGCAGAATGCCACGGGAACAGCGAGCGGTGGACCTGGCGACGGAGGCCGTGCACTCCGCCACCAAGGATGCCGACCGGAAGCTTCGCGCGTTCTCGGCCAAGACTGGCCACCTGACCGCCCCCGGGAATCTGTGGCACATGAGATTCGTCAGCAGGCACCATGCGACGTTCCACGACCAGCTGGCAGGAATGCTGGAGAAGGACCGACCCGGGATCGTGGTCAATCCGCTCACCGGAGTGGTGGTCGGAGCCCACGGCGACATCGCCGAGACCTCGCGCTGGATCGGATTCGGTCCCGGCGACAGCCAGGTCACCGAGGAGGACCGGCGGAAGGTCAGGTCCGTCGCACACCGGGTCGCCCGCGTCGGTCTCTGGAACTTCCGTCACGGCCGCGCGCTCCCGACGGTCCAGGTGTCGGCCGGCGGAAACGGCTCACCGTCCGGCCTCGTCCCGTTCCGTGAGCAACGCGCGCGCAAGCAGGCCGACAGACGCATCAACGCTCTGAGCGACATGTTCCGGCAGGAACTCCGGAGCAGCCTCGACATGCTGCAGGGCCAGGCCGACGACCACACCGGCGTCGCCCTCGACGCCAGTCGGTTCGTCATCACGCACCACAACAGAGGGCGTGCGTTCCCCGAAGGGTCGATGCCCTCGCGCAACGTCCCCGCCGACGTACTGCGCCGACGAGCCCTCTTCGACATCGACATGCATCCGAGAGGAGAGGACCAGCCCTCCCCGCTCACCCAGACCCTGGAGTACCTCAAGCTGGACTCCCCGGTCACGCCCCTGGGTCTTACCCCGCACCAGTCTTTCGCGCTCCCGACACCGCTCGACACCTCCGTCCTCCGGCCGGCCCACGTCCTGGCCGGCGAGGCCGGTACCGAGGTGACGGCCAGGGCATCGTGGGCGAAGCCGATGCACGGGAGATCGGAGGTACTGGCCTCCGCGGCGCGTGGCAGCGTCGGGGATCAGCAACTCGCGGTGGCGGGCTCCCAGGAGACGGCGCCGGACAAGCCCTCCTCACCCGAGGAGCAGAGTTCCGCTGACACGGGTCTCCTGTACGTGGACGTGCTGCTTGCGTTGGGCAGGATGGATCCGACGGGGGCGAAGGGAAGGCCGAGCGAGCAGGAGGTCGCGGACCTGCACGCCTCGGTGGCCGGCACGTACAAGCGGCGGTACCCCCTGCACGCATGGGCCGAGCACATTGCGAGCCGTTGGGTGTCGGGGGAATGGCCCCGGCTGGAAGGCGGCGCGATTACGCCCAGCGCAACCGCGATGGGTGCTGAGATCGGCGACATCATCGCCGAATGGCCTCGGGTGACCGCACGCTCCTGGGGATCGAGATCGGCCAAGACGCAACGCATCGATGCGGCTTTGCACAGTTGGGAAACAGGTGGACGTATCGCACCTGGGGACATCACGAGGAACATCCGGGAACTGCAGAATGTCACCTCAGCCATCGCCGATTGGCTGCACGAAAGCAGTGCCACCAACACACGCAGGCAGTGGGTGGAACTCCTTGGTGAGCGAATCTCCGTCGAACTGGACGCGGCCCAGGAAGGACGTGTCGGACTCCGGCATGTAACCCCACCCGAGCGGTGGCCACAGGATGTCCGGGTCAAGATGTCCCGCGCGGGCGTCGACGGTGTCTATTTCGTCTCCGACCGTCACGGAAACGGCGTCGCCGTCAAGTTGGCCACCGAGACTTCTCATGCGATGTTCGCTGACAAGTTCATGGCTGCCGTCGGGGCGGCGGTGACTCCTGAATCCGCAGCCTATGCGAAGGATTCGAAGTCAGGCCGAGCTGTCGTCGATCTGATCCTGCGACAGGCGCAGGCGGATGGCACGGCTGACAGCATCGATCGGAAACTGCAGACAGTGCGTCATGTCATGGTGATGAATTTGATCTCCGGAAAGACACTCACAGAGTCACCTTCCCATGACATCGCAGCACTCCTGAGGGACCACGAGTCGCTTGACAATATCGGTAGAATCATCATCGCCGATGCTTTTCTGGGGAACCCGGACCGGATCCATACACCCAACCTCGGAAATATCATGTACCACGCCGAAGGTATTCCGGGCAACGTGACAGCGATCGACAGCGCGGCTCACGGACTCGACGGTGAAATCACTCCCCGCTACCGCTTCCTCCTCCAGAAGATAGGCGACGACTCCTACTTGAAGCGGGTCGCCGATACCTTCGTGAAAAGCCTTCGTGGCGATCACGACCGAAGCCTGAAGGAACAAGCGGTCGAGCGCATCTTCAAGAGCTCACTCGCAGGCAGGGAAACACTCGGGCGCAGAGCCTCGCAGGTCGGTGATTCGCTGATCCGAATACATGGAGCCACATTCGGGGCACACGACTGGATGCCTGACGAGAAGGCTCTTCAAGCTCTCGCGCACTATGCGGAGAGTCGCTACGGTGCCCAGTCGTCGCCTGTCTCCGCCGAGGAGGCGTGGGAGGCACTGGTCCGGGCGACAGAGCCGAAGCAAACGGATCCGCACGCGACGACGACTGCGCCGGGGCAGCGGTACGGCGCGGCGGACAGTGCGGTCGAAGCGCAGTCTGCCAAGGGCGAGGAACGGGCCCCCGCTCTCGAGGTCGTCGATGGCTTGCATGGTCAGGGGCGTGTCAACCCTCCTGCGCACAGCGCCGACGACGCGGAAGTCCACCCCCATCAGCACGAACCGCTCAGCCCGTCGCGCGTCCCCCTCGACAGTGACGACGACCTGCACTTCATCGCCGGCCTCCTGGATGCGGACGGCACCCCGCGGAAGGATGTCTTCGACGCAGCCGAGGCAGCCGCCGACACCCTGTCCGGCAAGGTCAGGATTCTGACACCACGCCTCCTGACGGTGCCGGCGAAGAGCCATGACACGGGGCCGCTCCACCAGGAGACCACCGGCCGGAACTCTCGCTGGGACCCCGCGTGGGTGCCGGCGCAGGAGCCGAGGACGTCCGAGGCGGAAACCGCCGTCTCAGGGATGCAGCCGTGGGACATACCCGCCGCGACCGTGGTCGAGCAGTGGGCGAAGTCGGTGGCGTTCACTGGTGGACGGCGGCAGAGCGATCCCCTGGGCACCGGCCGGGACGTTGTCGCCGTCGGTACGGGAACCAGCGCGGGGTGGGCCTACGCACAGGCGACCGGAACGACCGCCATGCGCGTCGGGATCGACCGGCTGCTGGCACACACCTACGAGGTTCCGGTCGCCGGACGGACGGTCACCGTCGGCTTCGACCTGATCTCCGCCCGTTGGCGGCCGGAGGCCGCCCATACGGCCAAGAACCGGAAATACCGGCAGGTGGACGAGGACCGGGAAGCCGGCCTCGTGCGTATCGACGGGGTCGTGCGGGGACTCGGTCCGAACTCGGGCGGAGGTGTCGACGACGTGGCGGTGCTGGCTCGTTCGGCTCTCGACGCCGGACAGGCGGCCGACCACAAGGTCGAGCACGGGATCTCGGAGACGATCGAGACGAACGCGGAGTCGGCCAGGCGTCAGGCCTTGGTCGACTTCGAGGTCAGAGTGCACCTCAGCGTTCCCGGCCGGGAGGGCCGGCTGAGCATCGACGTCCCGAACGGTCTCACCGCGAGTCTGCCGGTCAGCGAAGAGGGCGAGCTCGACCCTGAGGTGGGTACGCGGATCGGGCACCTCTTCCGGCCGCTCGGGTACCGGGATCGGATCGCTTTCGCCAAGCGGGCCTGGGCTGGGCCGGTTCCGGACGAAGCACAGCAGTTGGAGAGGCTGCTGAAGACCGCGGGCCCCGGCGCCCGGTCACTGGTCATGGGCGTGGCACCGGGCAGTCAGCTGTGGGCATGGAATCTGGGGGGCACTGTTCGCTGGCTGGAACATGAGACGGGTCTCGAGACGCAGGCTCCGCTCACCGCGTCCGGGCAGGTGAGGTCGATCGATCTCGATCCTCGGGGCATGCTGATCAAACGAGACGTGCGGCTCGGGGAAACCGGTGCCAGCACGACAAACTTCTGCGATCTGACACTGGGGGCGGACCTGAAGCACGTCGTGTGACGGCCGCCCTGGCCAAGGGTGTCGGAGCAGCCGGTGAGTGACCTGGGCCGCTGCTCCGGCGCCCAGCACGTTTCGATCCCATGGGCGCACAGAGCCCCGGGCAACGACCAGGTCCTCGCGGCCGACGACGGGCTGCGCCCCGTGGCGGTAACCGGCGCGACGCCAGCCGCTCGGGGGCATAAACGGCTGAATCGTCACACCGGCAATGCCCCACCGGCACACTTCGACAAGATCGCGTTACGAGCTCTCAGCAATAGTCGAAGGAGGATATCTGGTTGTCAATCCAGGACGGGATGTTGTACCACCACTCCCATGCGTGGATCTGGAACACCGCCCCCTGATTATTCGCCTCGGAGTAGAAGCAAAGGGTGTAGGGCGTCCGGTTCTTGAGAGAGGATATGTCGTCGTTCATTCCGGTCCACGCCAAGTCACCGTACCGAGGATCACTCCACGCCCGGCACTCACCTCCGTAGTCACGGTCCCGGAAGACGACCAGAACACCGTCCTTGTCGCGTCCGGCATCACACTGGTAAGCGGTGGGCGCCGCCTGGGCCGGCAGCACGGGCGTGAAGGTCAGCGCAGCAACCGCTGCGAGGGTAAGACCAATACGGCGAAATCTGGTCACAGAAGAGCTCCTTGTTCTAAGAGGAACACAGGTATAGCGGGGGGGGGGTACTCGGGCAATTCGGATGCCACCACCCAGTCGGAGAGTGTCGCTTCCGCTTGCATCGCAGCCCACATCGAGCGAGCTCGCTCTGTGCCACGGAGCGATCAGATCTGACTGGATCGCAGACACATATTTTGACTGATCTACAGCTGCGCTACTTCGTCACGGGATACATTCTTCAGCGGAGAGGCCTGAAGACTGCCTCCACCGGGTCTTCGGATCCCCTCGATCATGACTGCCCCATGATCGCCACGTCAACACCCGCCCACCTTCATTGTGTTGACGGATTCCGTGCGCGCAGACATAGCCGCCCTGGCGGCCCTCACCGACACCACACACCGGCGCCGTTGCCGGGAACGACGGTGCCGTCCTGGCCCGAAGGAGCTGCCTGAGACTCTTCTCGCGCCGACCAGCGGATCCCGGACATGTGGGCGAACCGGCCGGACCAAGAGCCTGCACGAGCAAGGGAGATGGGGTGCCGCGTCCGTCGCAGACCAGGTGGTGTTCACTGCCCGCTATCCTCCGGCCGACCGGCGACGGGCCGGTGTCGGCGCCCCCTTTTCGCGCGGATGTGGGAACCATCCACGCAGGCTCGTGACCAGTCGAGTTCGCCGGCCGCGTTCAGCTCCGCAAACAGGACCCGGTGGAGCCGGTCGAAGACCCCTTCCACCACCGGGCCAGGCGGCGCCAGCGCGTCTGCCCCGAGACGAACCTCAGCTCCAGAGACAGGTGTTGCCGGGCTGTGTCGTCGTAGAGGACGAACAGGATGCCCTGCAGACAGCGGGTGCGGCGGAGGCCGGCCCCGCCGTGCCTGAGCCGGTCGACCTCCTGGACCCGGCCACCTTCCTTGAGAGAGCACCGGCGCCGCAGGGGCGGAGCTGCGGTCTCTCTCCCGAGTGGCCTACCTCGACGGGCTGTTGAACGACTACCGGCGTACG from Streptomyces sp. NBC_01341 includes these protein-coding regions:
- a CDS encoding peptidase inhibitor family I36 protein gives rise to the protein MTRFRRIGLTLAAVAALTFTPVLPAQAAPTAYQCDAGRDKDGVLVVFRDRDYGGECRAWSDPRYGDLAWTGMNDDISSLKNRTPYTLCFYSEANNQGAVFQIHAWEWWYNIPSWIDNQISSFDYC